In Bdellovibrionales bacterium, one genomic interval encodes:
- the fliS gene encoding flagellar export chaperone FliS — MNGYGKYKKTSVESASKEKLLLMLYEGAIKFTKQAREAAEQKNVKERGELIGKAYDIIMELASTLDFKVGGSMASNLEQLYIYVMEEFTRANITGDVKHLDNALKVLTILYDGWSKAIESLKKESQGA, encoded by the coding sequence ATGAACGGCTATGGGAAGTACAAAAAAACATCAGTGGAGAGCGCCAGCAAAGAGAAACTGCTGTTAATGCTCTATGAAGGCGCTATCAAATTCACAAAGCAGGCGAGAGAAGCTGCAGAACAAAAAAACGTCAAGGAGCGAGGGGAGCTCATCGGTAAAGCCTATGACATCATCATGGAGCTCGCCAGCACTCTCGATTTTAAAGTGGGTGGCTCCATGGCGTCTAATCTTGAGCAGTTATATATTTACGTCATGGAAGAATTCACGCGGGCAAATATTACCGGTGACGTAAAACATTTAGATAATGCGCTAAAGGTTTTAACGATTTTGTACGATGGATGGTCAAAGGCTATCGAATCACTTAAGAAGGAGTCTCAAGGTGCTTAG
- the fliD gene encoding flagellar filament capping protein FliD, whose translation MPIRLPGVGSGLSGVVDQIMIAEREPIKNMEVKKQKIETKLNLVTDFESRLNKVKGTLKDIVGGKKFQDYSLDVSDPDVIAGTVVAEKAIPGNWKLEVVKLAESAGALSNTIADKDKTQLGVGYLKFNTPDGEKSVYINNGNNTLDGIAKAINGAELGVNATVVQDGTDGTDGYRLIMSSSHYGNNQNVEFPTIYLLDGDDDLYFDEERKSKNGVIRVNGFDVEVVNNKIDEIIPGVSLDLKSAKPGKEVNIALTENYQAIEGKLKGFVEAMNGVFSFVQQQNTMNEKTDTSKTLGGDSVLRSIENRLRQMIQGTAYGAQGTIKNLSQLGVEFNRSGTLELKQEKFEKALKTNAKDVLEFLRGDGSPNAGFIGRAKAVLDSATSQQGVVSSRKKGMQTQMSQIDRNIDNKEKNLANKEDQLRKKFSKLEEQMSKMQAQGAQVSSMGGGGGIGGLGG comes from the coding sequence ATGCCCATTAGGTTGCCCGGAGTAGGTTCAGGATTATCAGGCGTCGTTGATCAGATTATGATCGCCGAACGTGAGCCTATTAAGAACATGGAAGTTAAAAAACAGAAGATTGAAACTAAACTCAATCTTGTGACCGACTTTGAATCTCGTCTCAATAAAGTCAAGGGCACACTCAAGGATATCGTTGGCGGAAAAAAATTCCAAGATTACTCTTTGGATGTTTCGGATCCTGACGTGATCGCCGGAACGGTGGTTGCGGAAAAAGCCATTCCTGGGAATTGGAAGCTTGAGGTTGTTAAGCTTGCGGAGAGTGCTGGAGCGCTTTCGAATACAATTGCCGATAAAGATAAAACACAACTGGGTGTGGGTTATCTTAAATTCAATACTCCCGATGGCGAAAAGTCCGTTTATATCAATAACGGGAATAACACTCTCGATGGAATTGCTAAAGCCATCAATGGTGCTGAACTCGGAGTCAACGCGACGGTGGTTCAAGATGGTACCGATGGGACTGATGGATACCGCTTGATCATGTCTTCCAGTCATTACGGAAATAACCAAAATGTGGAATTTCCGACCATTTATCTTTTAGACGGGGACGACGATTTATACTTTGATGAAGAGCGAAAATCTAAGAACGGTGTGATACGCGTTAACGGTTTTGATGTTGAAGTGGTTAACAACAAGATCGATGAAATCATTCCAGGAGTTTCACTGGATCTTAAAAGCGCGAAGCCTGGTAAAGAGGTCAATATTGCGCTGACGGAAAACTACCAAGCGATTGAAGGGAAGCTCAAAGGTTTTGTCGAAGCGATGAATGGTGTTTTCAGTTTCGTCCAGCAGCAAAACACGATGAACGAAAAAACCGACACCTCTAAAACCCTAGGTGGCGATTCGGTCCTTCGAAGTATTGAAAACCGGCTCCGTCAAATGATTCAGGGCACGGCCTATGGGGCTCAGGGAACTATAAAAAATCTCAGCCAACTTGGCGTCGAATTCAATCGGAGCGGAACCTTAGAGTTGAAACAGGAAAAGTTCGAGAAAGCTTTAAAAACAAATGCCAAAGATGTTCTCGAATTCTTACGCGGAGATGGAAGTCCCAACGCAGGATTTATTGGACGTGCCAAAGCAGTACTGGATAGTGCCACGTCTCAGCAGGGTGTTGTCTCTAGCCGGAAAAAAGGCATGCAGACCCAAATGAGTCAGATCGATCGAAATATTGATAATAAAGAAAAGAATTTAGCCAACAAAGAAGACCAACTTCGGAAAAAGTTTTCGAAGTTAGAAGAGCAGATGTCAAAGATGCAAGCTCAAGGCGCGCAAGTGTCGAGTATGGGCGGCGGCGGTGGCATCGGTGGACTGGGTGGGTAA
- a CDS encoding flagellin FliC, which produces MSLRISTNVPSIAARTALDANQKIMDKSMAQLSSGSRITKASDDAAGLSISEGMKSQIRSYQQALRNTNDGVSLLQVAEGSLGEISNIFTRMRELGIQAASDTVGDEERGYINQELTQLKQEVDRIADSTSFGSKKLLNGEGETFDFQVGIQGSGESDVISFDSSYANATSSHLGVDGIDFTSKDGAKDALSQLDAAQKSVNGYRANIGALQNRLSSTTQNISTQVENLSVANSRIRDADVAESSAEYTKSNILLNATTNVLAQANEVPRQALRLLS; this is translated from the coding sequence ATGAGTTTAAGAATTTCGACGAACGTGCCGTCCATAGCTGCACGAACGGCGCTCGACGCCAACCAAAAGATCATGGATAAATCCATGGCACAATTGTCATCGGGGAGCCGTATCACGAAGGCTTCTGATGATGCCGCTGGGCTGTCTATTTCTGAGGGAATGAAGTCTCAGATCAGAAGTTACCAACAGGCATTAAGAAACACGAACGACGGTGTTTCATTATTGCAGGTAGCAGAAGGCAGCTTGGGGGAAATCAGTAACATCTTCACCCGTATGAGAGAGCTCGGCATCCAAGCCGCTTCTGATACCGTCGGTGACGAAGAGCGTGGTTACATCAACCAAGAATTAACCCAACTTAAGCAAGAGGTCGATCGTATTGCCGATTCAACTTCATTTGGTAGCAAAAAGCTATTAAACGGTGAAGGTGAAACCTTTGATTTCCAAGTCGGAATTCAAGGTAGTGGCGAATCAGATGTGATTTCATTTGATTCATCTTACGCCAACGCGACATCTTCCCATTTAGGTGTTGATGGCATCGATTTCACCTCAAAAGATGGGGCGAAAGATGCGTTGTCACAACTCGATGCTGCTCAAAAATCAGTAAATGGTTACCGTGCCAACATCGGAGCGTTACAGAACCGATTGTCCTCAACAACACAGAATATTTCAACGCAGGTTGAGAACTTGTCGGTAGCAAATTCACGCATCCGAGATGCCGATGTTGCGGAGTCTTCAGCAGAGTACACCAAGAGCAACATCCTTCTTAATGCTACGACGAACGTATTGGCACAAGCCAATGAGGTTCCTCGCCAAGCCTTAAGATTATTGTCATAA
- a CDS encoding flagellin FliC: MSLRIATNTPSIAARTALDANQKVMDKSMAQLSSGSRITKASDDAAGLSISEGMKSQIRSYQQALRNTNDGVSLLQVAEGSLGEVSNLFTRMRELGVQAASDTLGDEEREYINNELSQLKSEVDRIADSTSFGSKKLLNGAGEVFDFQVGVGGSGESDVISFDSANADTRMSNLGVDSIDYSTKEGAKEALSSLDSAQKTINGYRANIGALQNRLTSTTQNISTQVENLSVANSRIRDADIAESTAEYTKSNILLNATTNVLAQANEVPRQALRLLS; encoded by the coding sequence ATGAGTTTAAGAATAGCCACAAATACACCTTCGATAGCCGCGCGCACTGCGCTCGATGCCAATCAAAAAGTGATGGATAAGAGCATGGCGCAACTTTCATCAGGAAGCCGAATCACTAAAGCCTCTGACGATGCTGCAGGTTTATCTATTTCCGAGGGCATGAAGTCTCAAATTAGGAGCTATCAACAGGCGTTAAGAAACACCAACGATGGTGTTTCCTTATTGCAAGTCGCAGAAGGCAGCTTGGGCGAGGTCAGTAACCTATTTACCCGTATGCGTGAGCTCGGCGTGCAGGCCGCGTCGGACACCCTCGGTGATGAGGAACGTGAGTATATCAACAACGAACTTTCTCAGCTAAAGTCGGAAGTGGATCGCATCGCGGATTCAACGTCTTTCGGCAGTAAAAAACTGCTCAATGGAGCTGGTGAAGTCTTCGATTTCCAGGTGGGAGTGGGCGGTTCGGGAGAATCCGATGTGATTTCGTTTGATTCGGCGAACGCCGATACTAGAATGTCGAATCTCGGCGTTGATAGTATCGACTATTCGACAAAAGAGGGTGCCAAAGAAGCATTGTCCTCTCTTGATAGTGCGCAGAAGACGATCAACGGTTATCGCGCCAACATCGGCGCACTTCAAAACCGATTAACTTCGACCACTCAAAACATCTCGACTCAAGTTGAAAACCTCTCGGTCGCGAATTCGCGCATCCGTGATGCTGACATTGCCGAGTCGACGGCAGAGTATACAAAAAGTAATATTTTGTTGAACGCGACGACCAATGTTCTTGCCCAAGCTAACGAAGTTCCGCGTCAAGCTCTACGCTTGTTAAGCTGA
- a CDS encoding flagellin FliC, with translation MSLRINTNLASINAQRNLETQQKRNVHAMKALSSGSRITQAADDAAGLAISEKLKADISGMQMARKNAENAVSFIQVGEGGLNEVNNILVRLRELGVQAASDTVGDQEREFLNMEASALIEEADRIAHTTKFGDKNLIDGSMTEMEFQVGVNSDEHSIIRFNTDADATTSNLGINGLEFDSKSGARDALDLIDEAIVKVGGMRANYGALQNRLDSTVRNIDVQNESLSAANSRIRDADIAHESAELTSSQILQQASVGMLAQANQAPAAVLQLLG, from the coding sequence ATGAGTTTAAGGATTAACACAAATCTGGCGTCAATCAACGCTCAGAGAAACTTAGAAACACAGCAAAAAAGAAATGTTCACGCGATGAAGGCTTTATCTTCAGGAAGTCGTATTACTCAAGCCGCAGACGATGCCGCAGGTCTTGCGATTTCTGAAAAATTAAAAGCGGATATAAGCGGCATGCAGATGGCGCGAAAGAATGCAGAAAACGCGGTTTCTTTTATCCAAGTGGGTGAGGGTGGACTGAATGAAGTCAATAATATCTTAGTTCGCTTAAGAGAACTGGGAGTACAAGCCGCTAGTGACACGGTTGGCGATCAGGAACGGGAGTTCTTGAACATGGAGGCCAGTGCGCTCATCGAAGAGGCGGATCGCATTGCTCACACCACAAAGTTCGGTGATAAGAATCTCATCGACGGGTCTATGACGGAAATGGAATTCCAGGTCGGCGTGAATAGCGACGAGCACAGTATCATTCGCTTCAACACAGACGCGGATGCAACAACTTCCAATCTAGGAATCAACGGATTGGAATTCGATAGTAAGAGCGGGGCTCGAGATGCCCTCGATCTGATCGATGAGGCCATCGTTAAGGTGGGTGGAATGAGAGCAAATTATGGAGCTCTCCAAAACCGACTCGATTCGACCGTTAGAAATATCGACGTCCAAAACGAAAGTTTATCAGCAGCCAATTCGCGAATCAGAGATGCCGATATCGCACATGAATCTGCGGAACTGACGTCGTCTCAAATTTTACAACAAGCTTCGGTAGGAATGTTAGCACAAGCGAACCAGGCTCCGGCGGCGGTGTTACAGTTATTAGGATAA